One part of the Thiothrix nivea DSM 5205 genome encodes these proteins:
- a CDS encoding ProQ/FINO family protein → MSDTPKKTLTLTRKPASTGASPSATVTRTGKRVIRRDDLPNVQRPGKGGKPAAAKAKPKKPPRKPQPKKQVTPPSELKMRELNDRLNGFRVWLTYQPLALGIEKHIFKLVNDEHFPGASKKVVQKLLRMHTNHGLYLQAIQRGGARYTLDGTEEGDISQQHQQHAAETLTTRQSART, encoded by the coding sequence ATGAGCGACACACCCAAAAAGACACTGACCCTCACCCGCAAACCTGCCAGCACTGGCGCATCGCCATCTGCTACCGTTACACGCACCGGCAAGCGCGTCATCCGGCGCGACGATCTGCCCAACGTCCAGCGACCGGGGAAGGGCGGCAAGCCAGCAGCGGCCAAGGCCAAACCGAAGAAACCACCCCGCAAACCGCAACCCAAAAAGCAGGTAACACCGCCGTCAGAACTCAAGATGCGCGAACTGAACGACCGCCTGAACGGGTTCCGCGTCTGGCTGACCTATCAGCCCTTGGCGCTCGGCATCGAAAAGCACATCTTCAAACTGGTGAACGATGAACACTTTCCCGGTGCATCCAAGAAAGTCGTGCAGAAACTACTGCGGATGCACACCAACCACGGCCTATACCTGCAAGCCATCCAGCGCGGCGGCGCTCGCTACACCCTGGACGGCACGGAAGAGGGCGACATCAGCCAGCAGCACCAGCAGCACGCCGCCGAAACCCTCACTACCCGCCAATCAGCCAGGACATAG
- a CDS encoding addiction module antidote protein — protein sequence MGTVPYSSADYLVTDEDIMEYLNAAIEDGDNSVLLLALRNVAIAKGGFAKLAEVTGLNRESLYKALSEQGNPHYGTVAAIMRGLGFRFAVMPDQGNNHLQAA from the coding sequence ATGGGAACAGTACCTTACAGTAGCGCTGATTATCTGGTAACAGATGAAGACATCATGGAATACCTGAATGCAGCAATCGAAGATGGCGACAACAGTGTGTTGCTGCTGGCACTGCGTAATGTCGCCATTGCTAAAGGTGGTTTTGCGAAACTGGCAGAAGTTACCGGCCTGAATCGTGAAAGTTTGTATAAGGCATTGTCAGAACAGGGGAACCCGCATTACGGCACTGTGGCGGCAATTATGCGCGGTTTGGGTTTCCGGTTTGCAGTAATGCCAGACCAAGGCAATAATCACTTACAGGCAGCATGA
- a CDS encoding phage major capsid protein, P2 family yields MQSNTRLCFNRYLAEVATANRLDKATGEAFNYSPEAQQSFYKMVGEKADFLKRINQITVTAQLGQKIGLGVSRPIASRTNTDESERQTRYVGELDGDTYHCQQTNYDTHLKYSLMDSWAHLDDFGTIYASQIAKQVARDRLMIGWRGENAAAETDVTTNTLLQDVNEGWTTKVRKKQPHRFMGYGSDGNPTEDTYTVGDGSKYGTLDALVFDMTVNLLDAWHQEADDLVVMVGREIWVAHGLALLANTSLPTERNALQTWFASKTVAGLPCIMPPYLPSRAVIVTSYDNLSIYHQTGTLRRTIIDNPKRDRVEEYLSENEAYVVEDFGKFAGVRHGAILLPDGAGGWA; encoded by the coding sequence ATGCAAAGCAACACTCGTCTTTGCTTCAATCGTTACCTTGCCGAAGTGGCGACAGCCAACAGACTGGACAAGGCAACGGGAGAAGCATTCAACTACTCACCAGAAGCACAACAATCCTTTTACAAAATGGTCGGGGAAAAAGCCGACTTTCTGAAACGCATCAATCAGATTACCGTCACCGCTCAACTGGGGCAGAAAATCGGGCTTGGCGTAAGCAGACCGATTGCCAGCCGAACCAACACCGACGAATCAGAACGCCAGACCCGCTATGTGGGCGAACTGGACGGCGACACATACCACTGCCAACAAACCAACTATGACACGCACCTGAAATATAGCCTCATGGATTCATGGGCGCACCTGGACGACTTCGGCACGATCTACGCCAGCCAGATTGCAAAACAGGTTGCGCGTGACCGTCTCATGATCGGCTGGCGTGGTGAAAATGCAGCGGCTGAAACCGACGTAACCACAAACACGCTATTGCAGGATGTGAACGAGGGATGGACTACCAAAGTCCGCAAGAAACAGCCTCACCGCTTCATGGGGTACGGGTCAGACGGGAATCCGACCGAAGACACCTACACGGTAGGCGATGGCAGCAAATACGGAACGCTTGACGCGCTGGTGTTCGACATGACAGTGAACCTGTTGGACGCATGGCATCAGGAAGCGGATGACCTTGTTGTGATGGTCGGGCGTGAAATATGGGTAGCGCACGGGCTGGCGCTGCTGGCAAACACCAGCTTGCCGACAGAACGTAATGCACTGCAAACGTGGTTCGCGTCAAAGACTGTAGCGGGCTTGCCTTGCATCATGCCGCCTTACCTGCCAAGCCGTGCCGTGATCGTCACCAGTTACGACAATCTGAGCATCTACCACCAGACGGGAACCCTACGCCGTACCATCATCGACAACCCAAAGCGCGACCGGGTAGAAGAATACCTCTCTGAAAATGAGGCGTATGTCGTGGAAGACTTCGGCAAATTCGCCGGAGTCCGGCACGGTGCAATCTTGCTGCCCGATGGGGCGGGCGGCTGGGCGTAA
- the gpM gene encoding phage terminase small subunit: MISPAAQHRVKVESGRNPAPDSQSADRTANGQYRAFLYKLKSDRKRLSSIRSQTRRVEVKREILTEYSDYLDGVLSADCGGQDSVVVWCALWAADVGNISRAVQLAGYALKHDMQQPDGFSRSLVESITEEISKAALAGNPADHLPDLQTLWALVAGQDMTDSIAAKLCKAYGMALAETDRNRAAELLEQAQALQSNIGVKGHLKKLQGVKPVTITTDTAKRYDLPTSRAAKLAGVSVPTFLKLASLNPAELPYVCFESGKHKAFRFCHRDVETFLQKRTHGAAA, encoded by the coding sequence ATGATTTCACCGGCTGCACAACATCGGGTGAAAGTCGAATCAGGGCGGAATCCCGCCCCTGATTCACAGTCTGCCGACCGTACCGCAAACGGCCAGTATCGCGCTTTCCTGTACAAGCTGAAATCTGACCGGAAGCGGCTTTCAAGCATCCGCAGCCAGACCCGGCGCGTGGAAGTGAAACGCGAAATCCTCACGGAATACAGCGACTATCTGGACGGTGTGTTGTCTGCCGACTGTGGCGGGCAAGATAGCGTGGTTGTCTGGTGCGCACTGTGGGCGGCGGATGTGGGCAATATCAGCAGGGCGGTACAACTCGCAGGCTATGCGCTCAAACACGATATGCAGCAACCGGACGGCTTTTCCCGCTCTCTGGTGGAATCCATTACCGAAGAAATCAGCAAGGCGGCACTAGCGGGCAACCCTGCCGACCACCTGCCAGACCTGCAAACACTGTGGGCGCTGGTGGCTGGGCAGGATATGACCGACAGCATAGCCGCCAAACTCTGCAAGGCTTATGGGATGGCACTGGCTGAAACCGACCGGAACCGGGCGGCGGAACTGCTGGAACAGGCACAAGCACTGCAATCGAACATAGGCGTAAAAGGCCACCTGAAAAAACTGCAAGGAGTAAAACCCGTGACTATCACCACCGACACCGCCAAGCGTTACGACCTGCCAACCAGCAGAGCGGCGAAGCTCGCCGGGGTATCAGTCCCGACATTCCTGAAACTGGCCTCACTCAATCCGGCGGAATTGCCTTATGTCTGCTTTGAATCAGGCAAGCACAAGGCTTTTCGATTCTGCCACCGTGACGTTGAAACATTCCTGCAAAAGCGCACACACGGCGCTGCTGCATAA
- a CDS encoding GPO family capsid scaffolding protein: MKLKTDFIRAAVEGKTADGREITGQQIEQMGQSYKQDTYNARIWPEHIRGIMPDGLFKALGDVVETKAERIKEGALAGKMALYVKIEPHPDLISMVRSGQKVHLSAEIHPQFPTTGGAYLMGLGVTDSPASLGTGIMQFSTSNRTDSVFTDPQEITSNLNPAETPEEAEKAAHFSKMVDYFTDELNRVRTERDALKDELEKVKADFAVERDDLLGQIPADGYKFRPLTTGAELDGEHLGKWR, from the coding sequence ATGAAACTGAAAACCGACTTTATCCGCGCAGCCGTCGAAGGCAAAACAGCAGACGGACGCGAAATTACCGGGCAACAAATTGAACAGATGGGGCAAAGCTACAAACAGGACACCTACAACGCCCGTATCTGGCCTGAGCATATCCGGGGCATCATGCCGGATGGTTTATTCAAGGCGCTTGGCGATGTGGTAGAAACCAAGGCCGAACGCATCAAAGAGGGTGCGTTAGCCGGGAAAATGGCGCTCTATGTGAAAATTGAGCCTCACCCAGACCTAATATCAATGGTTCGCAGCGGGCAGAAAGTCCACCTCAGTGCAGAGATACACCCACAATTCCCGACAACGGGCGGTGCGTACCTGATGGGGCTGGGTGTTACCGATTCCCCCGCATCCCTCGGCACGGGAATTATGCAGTTCAGCACCAGCAACCGTACTGATTCAGTATTCACCGACCCGCAGGAAATCACCAGCAACCTGAACCCGGCAGAAACCCCAGAAGAAGCGGAAAAGGCCGCGCATTTCAGCAAGATGGTGGATTACTTCACCGACGAACTGAACCGTGTACGCACAGAACGCGATGCACTCAAGGATGAACTGGAAAAAGTCAAAGCCGATTTTGCAGTGGAACGCGATGATCTCTTAGGTCAGATTCCAGCCGATGGCTACAAATTCCGTCCGCTTACCACGGGTGCAGAACTGGACGGGGAGCATTTGGGGAAATGGCGCTAG
- a CDS encoding helix-turn-helix transcriptional regulator, producing the protein MSLLPPRKRKGQPTTTTSGGNDGNLPPSLPVIDDRIIRNKKPDYELSKIVGLAVPTIYKHEALGTFPPRVKITGKSSGWRWSQVKQWIEGKRDWRAAQ; encoded by the coding sequence ATGAGCCTGTTACCACCCCGCAAACGCAAAGGCCAGCCGACCACCACCACCAGCGGCGGCAATGATGGCAACCTGCCACCCTCCCTGCCCGTCATTGACGACCGCATCATCAGGAACAAAAAGCCCGATTACGAACTGTCGAAAATCGTCGGCCTTGCCGTCCCAACGATCTACAAGCATGAAGCGCTCGGCACATTCCCCCCCAGGGTGAAAATAACCGGCAAGTCATCCGGCTGGCGCTGGAGCCAGGTCAAGCAATGGATCGAAGGCAAACGTGACTGGAGGGCGGCGCAATGA
- a CDS encoding replication endonuclease, whose amino-acid sequence MMQPTNHPQDFGFIQEQLARIPEEFHGMVMSHYAAEYQSGEHEGAGRRDANNWLLDAAEVYALAVQKRLVAHERLALLSAKHLELFGLDATAAWAREQGARVPPYPKERAEGEPPADPHQPNSRAAVSSKLCAAEWWNWQLTRQHRQRSEQAQRNALNVCKRQYGGSPYSSDEAVENYKWSQTQLEAWKKQAYLISNEGDQFSLDSADHQHAASFIKFAEFMVRVNGMSNIAADNYIGADVIGLLPEKLTGDKGEGGSLADVCHLATLDKADPEQWIGIAFTLTTPSRYHIFSTAGGKLRRNPRYDRSTTPADARDWLQETWKLTQTAWKRATKHIESINGFGFRMDESHHDGVSHYHYAIWVQAKDAQRATQIFYDKALRGGYTDRSILAKVRAATTTEEVQKWERRQCRYGQDKDATEPGADVRRLNFKVMRSANGMVSYMVKYITKGLTGADWDDLKAGEASSQTIINIMARKSVWGLRQYAFWNAPSVMAWRELRRLEDEQDDPVLEAARLAARASDWKAYTEANGGAACPANERPIRMFRENKEDCETGSDAHNRYGEVIQQVRGLLVEGVEVRTRLKDWYLLNIGSLQKLLVQQYLRHSDTARADLPITFSDDIQAVIEQAKAQGKLTRLADHAGIVMFPSSSLPGGSPPLGLVGASSHGKSGQGQEVQP is encoded by the coding sequence ATGATGCAGCCAACCAACCACCCGCAAGACTTCGGGTTCATCCAAGAGCAACTAGCCCGCATCCCGGAAGAGTTCCACGGCATGGTAATGTCGCATTACGCGGCAGAGTACCAATCAGGCGAACACGAAGGCGCAGGACGCCGCGACGCCAACAACTGGCTGTTGGACGCCGCAGAGGTCTATGCGCTCGCAGTGCAAAAGCGCCTTGTTGCCCATGAGCGCCTCGCCCTGCTGTCAGCCAAGCATCTGGAGCTTTTCGGGCTGGATGCAACCGCCGCATGGGCGCGTGAGCAAGGCGCTCGCGTGCCACCATACCCAAAAGAACGCGCCGAAGGTGAGCCGCCCGCAGACCCGCACCAGCCAAACAGCCGCGCCGCCGTATCCTCAAAACTCTGCGCCGCCGAATGGTGGAACTGGCAACTGACCCGCCAACACCGCCAGCGCTCGGAACAAGCCCAGCGCAACGCGCTAAACGTCTGCAAGCGTCAATATGGTGGTTCCCCCTACTCTTCAGATGAAGCCGTGGAAAATTACAAGTGGAGCCAGACCCAGCTTGAAGCCTGGAAAAAGCAGGCGTATCTGATCAGTAATGAAGGCGACCAGTTCAGCCTCGACAGTGCCGACCACCAGCACGCCGCCAGCTTCATCAAGTTTGCCGAATTCATGGTACGGGTGAACGGCATGTCCAACATCGCCGCCGATAACTACATCGGCGCTGATGTTATCGGCCTGCTACCGGAAAAGCTGACCGGCGACAAGGGCGAAGGCGGGAGCCTTGCCGACGTATGCCATCTGGCAACGCTGGACAAGGCAGACCCAGAACAATGGATAGGGATTGCATTCACCCTCACCACGCCGTCGCGCTACCACATATTCAGCACGGCGGGCGGCAAGCTGCGCAGGAACCCGCGCTATGACCGCAGCACCACGCCAGCCGACGCCCGCGACTGGCTGCAAGAGACATGGAAGCTCACCCAAACCGCCTGGAAGCGCGCAACCAAACACATCGAATCCATCAACGGGTTCGGTTTCCGCATGGATGAAAGCCACCATGACGGGGTGAGCCATTACCACTATGCCATCTGGGTACAGGCGAAGGATGCGCAGCGCGCCACCCAGATTTTCTATGACAAGGCATTGCGCGGCGGCTACACCGACAGAAGCATCCTTGCCAAGGTACGCGCCGCCACCACCACCGAAGAGGTGCAAAAATGGGAACGTCGCCAGTGCCGTTACGGCCAGGACAAAGACGCCACCGAACCGGGCGCGGATGTGCGCCGCCTCAACTTCAAGGTGATGCGTTCGGCCAATGGCATGGTCAGCTACATGGTGAAATACATCACCAAGGGCTTGACCGGCGCGGACTGGGACGACCTCAAAGCCGGGGAAGCATCCAGCCAGACCATTATCAACATCATGGCGCGAAAATCTGTCTGGGGTTTGCGCCAGTACGCTTTCTGGAATGCCCCCTCTGTCATGGCATGGCGCGAACTGCGCAGGCTCGAAGACGAACAGGATGATCCTGTACTGGAAGCCGCCCGCCTCGCCGCCCGCGCCAGTGACTGGAAGGCATACACCGAAGCCAACGGCGGCGCAGCCTGCCCTGCCAATGAACGCCCCATCCGCATGTTCCGCGAAAACAAGGAAGACTGTGAAACCGGCAGCGACGCCCACAACCGTTACGGCGAAGTCATCCAGCAGGTACGCGGCCTGTTGGTGGAAGGCGTGGAAGTACGCACCCGCCTGAAAGACTGGTATTTGCTGAATATCGGTTCCCTGCAAAAACTGCTGGTGCAGCAGTATCTGCGTCATTCCGACACTGCCCGCGCCGATTTGCCCATCACCTTCTCGGATGACATTCAGGCCGTGATCGAACAGGCCAAGGCGCAAGGCAAGCTTACCCGGCTGGCGGATCACGCAGGCATCGTAATGTTCCCCTCTTCTTCTCTTCCGGGCGGCTCGCCGCCCCTTGGACTCGTTGGAGCATCTTCCCACGGGAAATCAGGCCAAGGTCAGGAGGTGCAGCCATGA
- the tnpA gene encoding IS66 family insertion sequence element accessory protein TnpA encodes MNPGQDGRLAYWQAQLQRFQSSGLSGVQYCEQEQLSYHGFVYWRRKLCGTAGKPPGDGKRPVLPEPSGFVTVRPAQPGTDARTGDGLELSLPNGLVIRNIHPGNVALLRRLLGQL; translated from the coding sequence ATGAATCCAGGTCAAGATGGGCGTCTGGCGTACTGGCAAGCCCAGCTCCAACGCTTCCAGTCCTCCGGCCTTTCCGGAGTCCAGTATTGTGAACAGGAACAGTTGAGTTACCACGGCTTTGTCTACTGGCGGCGCAAATTATGCGGTACGGCGGGCAAGCCGCCCGGGGATGGCAAACGCCCGGTATTGCCAGAGCCTTCCGGTTTCGTGACTGTCCGCCCGGCGCAGCCGGGGACAGACGCCCGGACGGGCGATGGCCTGGAGCTGTCCCTGCCGAATGGCCTGGTGATCAGGAATATCCACCCCGGCAATGTGGCCTTGCTGCGCCGGTTGCTGGGGCAGTTGTAA
- the tnpB gene encoding IS66 family insertion sequence element accessory protein TnpB (TnpB, as the term is used for proteins encoded by IS66 family insertion elements, is considered an accessory protein, since TnpC, encoded by a neighboring gene, is a DDE family transposase.), with amino-acid sequence MISARPPRGLAAIVAQELGHDPFAGALYAFTNRQRTKIKCLYWEDNGFVLYYKALAEEKFHWPQTGMAG; translated from the coding sequence TTGATTTCCGCAAGGCCGCCCAGGGGGCTGGCGGCGATCGTGGCGCAGGAATTGGGCCACGACCCGTTTGCCGGGGCGCTGTACGCCTTCACCAACCGCCAGCGCACGAAAATCAAATGCCTGTATTGGGAAGACAATGGCTTTGTGCTGTATTACAAAGCCCTGGCGGAAGAGAAGTTCCATTGGCCGCAAACGGGGATGGCGGGGTGA